A genome region from Anopheles stephensi strain Indian chromosome 2, UCI_ANSTEP_V1.0, whole genome shotgun sequence includes the following:
- the LOC118505707 gene encoding sorting nexin-13-like isoform X5, with translation MEFKYASWIALSVAVSINLFGVFWVTTMVIGLVLFLLGFLTILYLQHSDLDKFLDSGLLENPLDEPKSLGLSIVNVSIGEEVSVASTPLSSFKSYLTHPTDILLHHQHRQDTPPGSPRKKKILSGSKPIDKLIHTILDYVVRDFIDSWYTVVSDNREFSECSIRTSIETLILQICQRVRSVDLLPLMTTRLIDDLAKHTRFYRLATQEVATSANSKKSSTGTDPKRSKLHEKLSPQRRNLKVEGHRRNKSETDLTWQLGNAALQKNVANSRFYSVPVDEQSSVDPETMLLNSFFGFCEEYRSECMDPEALNEYLRQVSETVLYFMLPEEDFNCLTLRTLLCNLLANSLLKPMLNTLADPDFINLQIAKQFTKDPPAGEFLLKMIRQSTDLSELRACRQLITKEMDAKYKDSSCSAELASLKYTQKLIDLRISHLQNNKNDFGKTERDKASTNLPQLSLDDILRKELAVFYYLDYLSVLNLQKYVIFYLTAQEWKISTSQCFSEMQVNKSKLSREELLRSIREKASTLYQEYLQPSSPNYLNIDPGLIEALNFRLNDPSIQPENTWFDSICKYIYEKQKNEEVFLNNFYQSVAYKQLLRELDFHSAHDPDLPSLEHLTVFGGLGLQGDSASDTNSGDIRFDETDDDEDAASLTAPTLHGPPITVDIREEHDVRAGLPVLKKPSPSSLFPTTVSTIKHARSHSDCTGMFAAINDLNIEQLRQSSDCSSNDSGNEAPTAVLPTSRRIPAPQLHADEASFQGHMGHHQHHHHQQYKHKLSARIINTAIHCEGHYAVYAIQVHVIEDNHHKSWHIYRRYSKFLELKKLLVKRFPALERVPFPAKKTFQNTQRAVLEHRMEILNRFLAEVCAKAELSEEMMAIIRNFLEPDTDDRKMHGGPVVKTIESLKSGMSKIRNMPDTLVGGISRMFVSKSSLKERSFYDIQDIPTLELKQSEYPALASALNLLDEVFDLQNKSQWLRRGLINRLLGAPWVSHATNKRIIQTASSLLAPDKLEAVLSSILNNVWPEGDRFNPTTPLREDSTRLRTKLAAKISLFALLSDDLKHVVGSVTCNSGLLSFFQMLQNRKLNTRLLLILFNRLLVVILQTENITKHALLSGGPGGTNAGERTNGADDTATATIRIGTPALVSSGSRKASRYS, from the exons ATGGAGTTCAAGTACGCCAGCTGGATAGCGCTCAGCGTCGCTGTGTCGATCAATCTGTTCGGAGTGTTCTGGGTCACGACGATGGTTATCGGTTTGGTGCTATTCTTGCTCGG GTTTCTGACCATACTGTACTTACAGCACAGCGATCTGGACAAATTCCTCGACAGTGGGCTGCTGGAGAATCCACTGGACGAACCTAAATCGTTAGGACTAAGCATCG TTAATGTTTCCATCGGAGAAGAGGTATCGGTAGCGTCCACGCCACTGTCCTCGTTTAAATCGTACCTCACGCACCCTACGGACATTCTGCtacaccaccagcaccggcaAGACACACCGCCCGGTTCgccgaggaagaaaaagatccTCAGCGGTAGCAAACCGATCGACAAGCTGATCCACACGATCCTCGACTACGTGGTGCGTGATTTCATCGATTCCTGGTACACCGTCGTGTCGGACAATCGGGAGTTTTCCGAGTGCAGCATACGCACCAGCATCGAAACGCTCATCCTGCAAATATGCCAACGCGTCCGGTCCGTCGATCTGCTTCCCCTGATGACGACCCGCCTGATCGACGATCTAGCGAAGCACACGCGCTTCTATCGACTAGCCACCCAGGAGGTGGCGACCAGtgccaacagcaaaaaatccTCCACCGGCACGGACCCGAAACGCTCGAAGCTTCACGAGAAGCTGTCTCCCCAGCGGCGCAACCTCAAGGTGGAAGGGCACCGGCGAAACAAGAGCGAAACGGATCTTACCTGGCAGCTGGGCAACGCGGCCCTGCAGAAGAATGTGGCCAACTCCCGGTTCTACAGCGTACCGGTCGACGAGCAGTCGTCGGTCGATCCGGAAACGATGCTCCTCAACTCGTTCTTTGGCTTCTGCGAAGAGTACCGCAGTGAGTGTATGGATCCGGAGGCGCTCAACGAGTACCTCAGGCAGGTGTCCGAAACGGTACTGTACTTCATGCTGCCGGAGGAGGACTTTAACTGCCTAACGTTGCGCACCTTGCTGTGCAATCTGCTTGCGAACAGTTTGCTGAAGCCCATGCTGAACACGCTCGCCGATCCGGACTTTATCAATCTGCAGATTGCGAAACAATTCACCAAGGATCCGCCGGCGGGCGAGTTCCTGCTCAAGATGATCCGCCAGTCGACGGATCTGTCGGAGCTGCGTGCCTGCCGGCAGCTGATTACCAAAGAGATGGACGCAAAGTACAAGGACAGCAGCTGTAGTGCCGAGCTGGCCAGTCTCAAGTACACGCAGAAGCTGATCGATCTGCGGATTAGCCATCTGCAGAACAACAAGAATG ACTTTGGCAAGACGGAACGGGATAAGGCGTCGACGAATTTACCACAGCTCAGCCTGGACGACATACTGCGGAAGGAGCTGGCCGTGTTCTACTATCTGGACTATCTTAGTGTATTAAATCTGCAAAAGTATGTGATATTTTATCTCACCGCTCAAG AATGGAAAATTAGCACCAGCCAATGCTTCTCCGAGATGCAGGTAAACAAGTCGAAGCTGAGCCGGGAGGAGCTGCTGCGAAGCATCCGGGAGAAGGCGAGCACACTGTATCAAGAG TATCTGCAACCCTCCTCGCCGAACTACCTAAACATCGACCCGGGGCTGATCGAGGCGCTCAACTTCCGGCTGAACGATCCGTCCATCCAGCCGGAAAACACGTGGTTCGACTCGATCTGCAAGTACATCTACGAGAAGCAGAAAAACGAGGAAGTGTTCCTGAACAACTTCTACCAGAGTGTGGCCTACAAGCAGCTGCTGCGCGAGCTGGACTTTCACAGCGCGCACGATCCGGACCTGCCGTCGCTCGAGCATTTGACCGTGTTCGGTGGGCTGGGGCTGCAGGGTGATAGCGCAAGCGACACGAACAGCGGCGACATTCGGTTCGACGagacggatgatgatgaggacgcAGCGAGCCTGACCGCGCCCACCCTGCACGGGCCACCGATTACGGTGGACATTAGGGAGGAGCACGATGTGAGGGCTGGCCTGCCGGTGCTGAAGAAACCGTCCCCTTCCAGCCTGTTTCCCACGACCGTCAGTACGATCAAGCATGCCCGTTCGCACAGCGACTGTACCGGGATGTTTGCGGCCATTAACGATCTCAACATCGAGCAGCTCCGTCAATCGTCCGACTGTTCGAGCAACGATTCGGGGAACGAGGCGCCAACCGCCGTGTTGCCCACGAGCAGGCGCATTCCCGCGCCACAGCTACATGCGGATGAAGCGAGCTTTCAGGGCCATATGGGacatcaccaacaccaccaccaccagcagtatAAACACAAACTGTCCGCACGGATCATTAACACGGCGATCCACTGCGAGGGCCACTACGCGGTGTACGCCATCCAGGTGCACGTGATCGAGGACAATCACCACAAGAGCTGGCACATCTATCGGCGCTACTCGAAGTTTCTGGAGCTGAAGAAGCTGCTCGTGAAGCGCTTCCCGGCCCTTGAGCGGGTCCCATTTCCCGCGAAGAAAACGTTCCAAAACACGCAGCGGGCCGTGCTGGAACATCGGATGGAGATACTGAACCGCTTTCTGGCGGAGGTGTGCGCGAAAGCGGAACTGTCCGAGGAGATGATGGCGATCATCCGCAACTTTCTCGAGCCGGACACGGACGATCGCAAGATGCACGGTGGACCGGTGGTGAAGACG ATCGAAAGTCTCAAGTCGGGCATGAGCAAGATCCGCAACATGCCGGACACGCTCGTCGGTGGCATTTCGCGGATGTTTGTGAGCAAGAGCTCGCTGAAGGAGCGCAGTTTCTACGACATCCAGGACATTCCGACGCTCGAGCTAAAGCAGTCCGAGTATCCGGCGCTGGCCTCGGCACTTAACCTACTGGACGAAGTGTTTGATCTGCAGAACAAATCGCAGTGGTTGCGTCGCGGGCTCATTAACCGGTTGCTCGGTGCGCCCTGGGTTAGTCATGCGACCAACAAGCGCATCATCCAAACGGCCAGCAGTCTGCTTGCGCCGGACAAGCTTGAGGCGGTTCTATCCTCAATATT GAACAACGTTTGGCCGGAAGGCGACCGGTTCAATCCAACCACACCGCTGCGCGAAGACAGTACCCGGTTGCGCACGAAGCTGGCGGCCAAAATTTCCCTCTTCGCGCTGCTGTCCGACGATCTGAAGCATGTGGTCGGGTCGGTGACGTGCAACAGCGGTCTGCTGAGCTTCTTCCAGATGCTGCAGAACCGGAAGCTAAACAcccggctgctgctgatccTGTTCAACcggctgctggtggtgatccTGCAGACGGAAAACATAACCAAGCACGCTCTACTATCCGGCGGGCCCGGCGGCACGAACGCAGGTGAACGGACGAACGGGGCGGACGATACGGCAACGGCGACGATACGCATCGGCACACCGGCACTGGTGTCCTCCGGGTCGCGTAAAGCTTCCAGATACTcgtag
- the LOC118505707 gene encoding sorting nexin-13-like isoform X3 translates to MEFKYASWIALSVAVSINLFGVFWVTTMVIGLVLFLLGFLTILYLQHSDLDKFLDSGLLENPLDEPKSLGLSIDNSPEGGPAHPMATQPAPNRPSPGEERSRWRPFESIKIHTDKRAAGADHEPDKHRSKKDVNVSIGEEVSVASTPLSSFKSYLTHPTDILLHHQHRQDTPPGSPRKKKILSGSKPIDKLIHTILDYVVRDFIDSWYTVVSDNREFSECSIRTSIETLILQICQRVRSVDLLPLMTTRLIDDLAKHTRFYRLATQEVATSANSKKSSTGTDPKRSKLHEKLSPQRRNLKVEGHRRNKSETDLTWQLGNAALQKNVANSRFYSVPVDEQSSVDPETMLLNSFFGFCEEYRSECMDPEALNEYLRQVSETVLYFMLPEEDFNCLTLRTLLCNLLANSLLKPMLNTLADPDFINLQIAKQFTKDPPAGEFLLKMIRQSTDLSELRACRQLITKEMDAKYKDSSCSAELASLKYTQKLIDLRISHLQNNKNDFGKTERDKASTNLPQLSLDDILRKELAVFYYLDYLSVLNLQKYVIFYLTAQEWKISTSQCFSEMQVNKSKLSREELLRSIREKASTLYQEYLQPSSPNYLNIDPGLIEALNFRLNDPSIQPENTWFDSICKYIYEKQKNEEVFLNNFYQSVAYKQLLRELDFHSAHDPDLPSLEHLTVFGGLGLQGDSASDTNSGDIRFDETDDDEDAASLTAPTLHGPPITVDIREEHDVRAGLPVLKKPSPSSLFPTTVSTIKHARSHSDCTGMFAAINDLNIEQLRQSSDCSSNDSGNEAPTAVLPTSRRIPAPQLHADEASFQGHMGHHQHHHHQQYKHKLSARIINTAIHCEGHYAVYAIQVHVIEDNHHKSWHIYRRYSKFLELKKLLVKRFPALERVPFPAKKTFQNTQRAVLEHRMEILNRFLAEVCAKAELSEEMMAIIRNFLEPDTDDRKMHGGPVVKTIESLKSGMSKIRNMPDTLVGGISRMFVSKSSLKERSFYDIQDIPTLELKQSEYPALASALNLLDEVFDLQNKSQWLRRGLINRLLGAPWVSHATNKRIIQTASSLLAPDKLEAVLSSILNNVWPEGDRFNPTTPLREDSTRLRTKLAAKISLFALLSDDLKHVVGSVTCNSGLLSFFQMLQNRKLNTRLLLILFNRLLVVILQTENITKHALLSGGPGGTNAGERTNGADDTATATIRIGTPALVSSGSRKASRYS, encoded by the exons ATGGAGTTCAAGTACGCCAGCTGGATAGCGCTCAGCGTCGCTGTGTCGATCAATCTGTTCGGAGTGTTCTGGGTCACGACGATGGTTATCGGTTTGGTGCTATTCTTGCTCGG GTTTCTGACCATACTGTACTTACAGCACAGCGATCTGGACAAATTCCTCGACAGTGGGCTGCTGGAGAATCCACTGGACGAACCTAAATCGTTAGGACTAAGCATCG ATAACAGCCCGGAAGGTGGGCCGGCTCATCCGATGGCGACGCAGCCTGCACCCAATCGGCCATCGCCCGGGGAGGAACGTAGCCGCTGGAGACCGTTCGAGAGCATTAAAATACACACGGACAAGCGGGCAGCTGGAGCGGATCACGAACCGGACAAGCATCGGAGTAAAAAAGATG TTAATGTTTCCATCGGAGAAGAGGTATCGGTAGCGTCCACGCCACTGTCCTCGTTTAAATCGTACCTCACGCACCCTACGGACATTCTGCtacaccaccagcaccggcaAGACACACCGCCCGGTTCgccgaggaagaaaaagatccTCAGCGGTAGCAAACCGATCGACAAGCTGATCCACACGATCCTCGACTACGTGGTGCGTGATTTCATCGATTCCTGGTACACCGTCGTGTCGGACAATCGGGAGTTTTCCGAGTGCAGCATACGCACCAGCATCGAAACGCTCATCCTGCAAATATGCCAACGCGTCCGGTCCGTCGATCTGCTTCCCCTGATGACGACCCGCCTGATCGACGATCTAGCGAAGCACACGCGCTTCTATCGACTAGCCACCCAGGAGGTGGCGACCAGtgccaacagcaaaaaatccTCCACCGGCACGGACCCGAAACGCTCGAAGCTTCACGAGAAGCTGTCTCCCCAGCGGCGCAACCTCAAGGTGGAAGGGCACCGGCGAAACAAGAGCGAAACGGATCTTACCTGGCAGCTGGGCAACGCGGCCCTGCAGAAGAATGTGGCCAACTCCCGGTTCTACAGCGTACCGGTCGACGAGCAGTCGTCGGTCGATCCGGAAACGATGCTCCTCAACTCGTTCTTTGGCTTCTGCGAAGAGTACCGCAGTGAGTGTATGGATCCGGAGGCGCTCAACGAGTACCTCAGGCAGGTGTCCGAAACGGTACTGTACTTCATGCTGCCGGAGGAGGACTTTAACTGCCTAACGTTGCGCACCTTGCTGTGCAATCTGCTTGCGAACAGTTTGCTGAAGCCCATGCTGAACACGCTCGCCGATCCGGACTTTATCAATCTGCAGATTGCGAAACAATTCACCAAGGATCCGCCGGCGGGCGAGTTCCTGCTCAAGATGATCCGCCAGTCGACGGATCTGTCGGAGCTGCGTGCCTGCCGGCAGCTGATTACCAAAGAGATGGACGCAAAGTACAAGGACAGCAGCTGTAGTGCCGAGCTGGCCAGTCTCAAGTACACGCAGAAGCTGATCGATCTGCGGATTAGCCATCTGCAGAACAACAAGAATG ACTTTGGCAAGACGGAACGGGATAAGGCGTCGACGAATTTACCACAGCTCAGCCTGGACGACATACTGCGGAAGGAGCTGGCCGTGTTCTACTATCTGGACTATCTTAGTGTATTAAATCTGCAAAAGTATGTGATATTTTATCTCACCGCTCAAG AATGGAAAATTAGCACCAGCCAATGCTTCTCCGAGATGCAGGTAAACAAGTCGAAGCTGAGCCGGGAGGAGCTGCTGCGAAGCATCCGGGAGAAGGCGAGCACACTGTATCAAGAG TATCTGCAACCCTCCTCGCCGAACTACCTAAACATCGACCCGGGGCTGATCGAGGCGCTCAACTTCCGGCTGAACGATCCGTCCATCCAGCCGGAAAACACGTGGTTCGACTCGATCTGCAAGTACATCTACGAGAAGCAGAAAAACGAGGAAGTGTTCCTGAACAACTTCTACCAGAGTGTGGCCTACAAGCAGCTGCTGCGCGAGCTGGACTTTCACAGCGCGCACGATCCGGACCTGCCGTCGCTCGAGCATTTGACCGTGTTCGGTGGGCTGGGGCTGCAGGGTGATAGCGCAAGCGACACGAACAGCGGCGACATTCGGTTCGACGagacggatgatgatgaggacgcAGCGAGCCTGACCGCGCCCACCCTGCACGGGCCACCGATTACGGTGGACATTAGGGAGGAGCACGATGTGAGGGCTGGCCTGCCGGTGCTGAAGAAACCGTCCCCTTCCAGCCTGTTTCCCACGACCGTCAGTACGATCAAGCATGCCCGTTCGCACAGCGACTGTACCGGGATGTTTGCGGCCATTAACGATCTCAACATCGAGCAGCTCCGTCAATCGTCCGACTGTTCGAGCAACGATTCGGGGAACGAGGCGCCAACCGCCGTGTTGCCCACGAGCAGGCGCATTCCCGCGCCACAGCTACATGCGGATGAAGCGAGCTTTCAGGGCCATATGGGacatcaccaacaccaccaccaccagcagtatAAACACAAACTGTCCGCACGGATCATTAACACGGCGATCCACTGCGAGGGCCACTACGCGGTGTACGCCATCCAGGTGCACGTGATCGAGGACAATCACCACAAGAGCTGGCACATCTATCGGCGCTACTCGAAGTTTCTGGAGCTGAAGAAGCTGCTCGTGAAGCGCTTCCCGGCCCTTGAGCGGGTCCCATTTCCCGCGAAGAAAACGTTCCAAAACACGCAGCGGGCCGTGCTGGAACATCGGATGGAGATACTGAACCGCTTTCTGGCGGAGGTGTGCGCGAAAGCGGAACTGTCCGAGGAGATGATGGCGATCATCCGCAACTTTCTCGAGCCGGACACGGACGATCGCAAGATGCACGGTGGACCGGTGGTGAAGACG ATCGAAAGTCTCAAGTCGGGCATGAGCAAGATCCGCAACATGCCGGACACGCTCGTCGGTGGCATTTCGCGGATGTTTGTGAGCAAGAGCTCGCTGAAGGAGCGCAGTTTCTACGACATCCAGGACATTCCGACGCTCGAGCTAAAGCAGTCCGAGTATCCGGCGCTGGCCTCGGCACTTAACCTACTGGACGAAGTGTTTGATCTGCAGAACAAATCGCAGTGGTTGCGTCGCGGGCTCATTAACCGGTTGCTCGGTGCGCCCTGGGTTAGTCATGCGACCAACAAGCGCATCATCCAAACGGCCAGCAGTCTGCTTGCGCCGGACAAGCTTGAGGCGGTTCTATCCTCAATATT GAACAACGTTTGGCCGGAAGGCGACCGGTTCAATCCAACCACACCGCTGCGCGAAGACAGTACCCGGTTGCGCACGAAGCTGGCGGCCAAAATTTCCCTCTTCGCGCTGCTGTCCGACGATCTGAAGCATGTGGTCGGGTCGGTGACGTGCAACAGCGGTCTGCTGAGCTTCTTCCAGATGCTGCAGAACCGGAAGCTAAACAcccggctgctgctgatccTGTTCAACcggctgctggtggtgatccTGCAGACGGAAAACATAACCAAGCACGCTCTACTATCCGGCGGGCCCGGCGGCACGAACGCAGGTGAACGGACGAACGGGGCGGACGATACGGCAACGGCGACGATACGCATCGGCACACCGGCACTGGTGTCCTCCGGGTCGCGTAAAGCTTCCAGATACTcgtag
- the LOC118505707 gene encoding sorting nexin-13-like isoform X4 codes for MEFKYASWIALSVAVSINLFGVFWVTTMVIGLVLFLLGFLTILYLQHSDLDKFLDSGLLENPLDEPKSLGLSIVVNVSIGEEVSVASTPLSSFKSYLTHPTDILLHHQHRQDTPPGSPRKKKILSGSKPIDKLIHTILDYVVRDFIDSWYTVVSDNREFSECSIRTSIETLILQICQRVRSVDLLPLMTTRLIDDLAKHTRFYRLATQEVATSANSKKSSTGTDPKRSKLHEKLSPQRRNLKVEGHRRNKSETDLTWQLGNAALQKNVANSRFYSVPVDEQSSVDPETMLLNSFFGFCEEYRSECMDPEALNEYLRQVSETVLYFMLPEEDFNCLTLRTLLCNLLANSLLKPMLNTLADPDFINLQIAKQFTKDPPAGEFLLKMIRQSTDLSELRACRQLITKEMDAKYKDSSCSAELASLKYTQKLIDLRISHLQNNKNDFGKTERDKASTNLPQLSLDDILRKELAVFYYLDYLSVLNLQKYVIFYLTAQEWKISTSQCFSEMQVNKSKLSREELLRSIREKASTLYQEYLQPSSPNYLNIDPGLIEALNFRLNDPSIQPENTWFDSICKYIYEKQKNEEVFLNNFYQSVAYKQLLRELDFHSAHDPDLPSLEHLTVFGGLGLQGDSASDTNSGDIRFDETDDDEDAASLTAPTLHGPPITVDIREEHDVRAGLPVLKKPSPSSLFPTTVSTIKHARSHSDCTGMFAAINDLNIEQLRQSSDCSSNDSGNEAPTAVLPTSRRIPAPQLHADEASFQGHMGHHQHHHHQQYKHKLSARIINTAIHCEGHYAVYAIQVHVIEDNHHKSWHIYRRYSKFLELKKLLVKRFPALERVPFPAKKTFQNTQRAVLEHRMEILNRFLAEVCAKAELSEEMMAIIRNFLEPDTDDRKMHGGPVVKTIESLKSGMSKIRNMPDTLVGGISRMFVSKSSLKERSFYDIQDIPTLELKQSEYPALASALNLLDEVFDLQNKSQWLRRGLINRLLGAPWVSHATNKRIIQTASSLLAPDKLEAVLSSILNNVWPEGDRFNPTTPLREDSTRLRTKLAAKISLFALLSDDLKHVVGSVTCNSGLLSFFQMLQNRKLNTRLLLILFNRLLVVILQTENITKHALLSGGPGGTNAGERTNGADDTATATIRIGTPALVSSGSRKASRYS; via the exons ATGGAGTTCAAGTACGCCAGCTGGATAGCGCTCAGCGTCGCTGTGTCGATCAATCTGTTCGGAGTGTTCTGGGTCACGACGATGGTTATCGGTTTGGTGCTATTCTTGCTCGG GTTTCTGACCATACTGTACTTACAGCACAGCGATCTGGACAAATTCCTCGACAGTGGGCTGCTGGAGAATCCACTGGACGAACCTAAATCGTTAGGACTAAGCATCG TAGTTAATGTTTCCATCGGAGAAGAGGTATCGGTAGCGTCCACGCCACTGTCCTCGTTTAAATCGTACCTCACGCACCCTACGGACATTCTGCtacaccaccagcaccggcaAGACACACCGCCCGGTTCgccgaggaagaaaaagatccTCAGCGGTAGCAAACCGATCGACAAGCTGATCCACACGATCCTCGACTACGTGGTGCGTGATTTCATCGATTCCTGGTACACCGTCGTGTCGGACAATCGGGAGTTTTCCGAGTGCAGCATACGCACCAGCATCGAAACGCTCATCCTGCAAATATGCCAACGCGTCCGGTCCGTCGATCTGCTTCCCCTGATGACGACCCGCCTGATCGACGATCTAGCGAAGCACACGCGCTTCTATCGACTAGCCACCCAGGAGGTGGCGACCAGtgccaacagcaaaaaatccTCCACCGGCACGGACCCGAAACGCTCGAAGCTTCACGAGAAGCTGTCTCCCCAGCGGCGCAACCTCAAGGTGGAAGGGCACCGGCGAAACAAGAGCGAAACGGATCTTACCTGGCAGCTGGGCAACGCGGCCCTGCAGAAGAATGTGGCCAACTCCCGGTTCTACAGCGTACCGGTCGACGAGCAGTCGTCGGTCGATCCGGAAACGATGCTCCTCAACTCGTTCTTTGGCTTCTGCGAAGAGTACCGCAGTGAGTGTATGGATCCGGAGGCGCTCAACGAGTACCTCAGGCAGGTGTCCGAAACGGTACTGTACTTCATGCTGCCGGAGGAGGACTTTAACTGCCTAACGTTGCGCACCTTGCTGTGCAATCTGCTTGCGAACAGTTTGCTGAAGCCCATGCTGAACACGCTCGCCGATCCGGACTTTATCAATCTGCAGATTGCGAAACAATTCACCAAGGATCCGCCGGCGGGCGAGTTCCTGCTCAAGATGATCCGCCAGTCGACGGATCTGTCGGAGCTGCGTGCCTGCCGGCAGCTGATTACCAAAGAGATGGACGCAAAGTACAAGGACAGCAGCTGTAGTGCCGAGCTGGCCAGTCTCAAGTACACGCAGAAGCTGATCGATCTGCGGATTAGCCATCTGCAGAACAACAAGAATG ACTTTGGCAAGACGGAACGGGATAAGGCGTCGACGAATTTACCACAGCTCAGCCTGGACGACATACTGCGGAAGGAGCTGGCCGTGTTCTACTATCTGGACTATCTTAGTGTATTAAATCTGCAAAAGTATGTGATATTTTATCTCACCGCTCAAG AATGGAAAATTAGCACCAGCCAATGCTTCTCCGAGATGCAGGTAAACAAGTCGAAGCTGAGCCGGGAGGAGCTGCTGCGAAGCATCCGGGAGAAGGCGAGCACACTGTATCAAGAG TATCTGCAACCCTCCTCGCCGAACTACCTAAACATCGACCCGGGGCTGATCGAGGCGCTCAACTTCCGGCTGAACGATCCGTCCATCCAGCCGGAAAACACGTGGTTCGACTCGATCTGCAAGTACATCTACGAGAAGCAGAAAAACGAGGAAGTGTTCCTGAACAACTTCTACCAGAGTGTGGCCTACAAGCAGCTGCTGCGCGAGCTGGACTTTCACAGCGCGCACGATCCGGACCTGCCGTCGCTCGAGCATTTGACCGTGTTCGGTGGGCTGGGGCTGCAGGGTGATAGCGCAAGCGACACGAACAGCGGCGACATTCGGTTCGACGagacggatgatgatgaggacgcAGCGAGCCTGACCGCGCCCACCCTGCACGGGCCACCGATTACGGTGGACATTAGGGAGGAGCACGATGTGAGGGCTGGCCTGCCGGTGCTGAAGAAACCGTCCCCTTCCAGCCTGTTTCCCACGACCGTCAGTACGATCAAGCATGCCCGTTCGCACAGCGACTGTACCGGGATGTTTGCGGCCATTAACGATCTCAACATCGAGCAGCTCCGTCAATCGTCCGACTGTTCGAGCAACGATTCGGGGAACGAGGCGCCAACCGCCGTGTTGCCCACGAGCAGGCGCATTCCCGCGCCACAGCTACATGCGGATGAAGCGAGCTTTCAGGGCCATATGGGacatcaccaacaccaccaccaccagcagtatAAACACAAACTGTCCGCACGGATCATTAACACGGCGATCCACTGCGAGGGCCACTACGCGGTGTACGCCATCCAGGTGCACGTGATCGAGGACAATCACCACAAGAGCTGGCACATCTATCGGCGCTACTCGAAGTTTCTGGAGCTGAAGAAGCTGCTCGTGAAGCGCTTCCCGGCCCTTGAGCGGGTCCCATTTCCCGCGAAGAAAACGTTCCAAAACACGCAGCGGGCCGTGCTGGAACATCGGATGGAGATACTGAACCGCTTTCTGGCGGAGGTGTGCGCGAAAGCGGAACTGTCCGAGGAGATGATGGCGATCATCCGCAACTTTCTCGAGCCGGACACGGACGATCGCAAGATGCACGGTGGACCGGTGGTGAAGACG ATCGAAAGTCTCAAGTCGGGCATGAGCAAGATCCGCAACATGCCGGACACGCTCGTCGGTGGCATTTCGCGGATGTTTGTGAGCAAGAGCTCGCTGAAGGAGCGCAGTTTCTACGACATCCAGGACATTCCGACGCTCGAGCTAAAGCAGTCCGAGTATCCGGCGCTGGCCTCGGCACTTAACCTACTGGACGAAGTGTTTGATCTGCAGAACAAATCGCAGTGGTTGCGTCGCGGGCTCATTAACCGGTTGCTCGGTGCGCCCTGGGTTAGTCATGCGACCAACAAGCGCATCATCCAAACGGCCAGCAGTCTGCTTGCGCCGGACAAGCTTGAGGCGGTTCTATCCTCAATATT GAACAACGTTTGGCCGGAAGGCGACCGGTTCAATCCAACCACACCGCTGCGCGAAGACAGTACCCGGTTGCGCACGAAGCTGGCGGCCAAAATTTCCCTCTTCGCGCTGCTGTCCGACGATCTGAAGCATGTGGTCGGGTCGGTGACGTGCAACAGCGGTCTGCTGAGCTTCTTCCAGATGCTGCAGAACCGGAAGCTAAACAcccggctgctgctgatccTGTTCAACcggctgctggtggtgatccTGCAGACGGAAAACATAACCAAGCACGCTCTACTATCCGGCGGGCCCGGCGGCACGAACGCAGGTGAACGGACGAACGGGGCGGACGATACGGCAACGGCGACGATACGCATCGGCACACCGGCACTGGTGTCCTCCGGGTCGCGTAAAGCTTCCAGATACTcgtag